CTCTATCTGGTGTCAGTAATGTGGGTTACGCATTGTTTGCCTGCGAGTATAGGGCTTACCCGGATTTTACGAAATAGAGAAAAGAAAGGAAATGAGGTTCTCGGGGAAATGACGCCGAAAATCAGACTTCTTTTTCCGGTGTTTGTACAGGTTTTCGACGTGGTGGGGCGAGAAAAAAGGTAATTAGCACGAGGAGGCCGAATAAGGAGTAACAGAGGGTAAAAACCCATGGTTCGGCCTCCATGAACAGTGCGTTGTGGACCCAGGTGGCGATGAAATCACCTTGATAGCTGGCCTGCCCTGCTTGGTCGCGCAGCCATTTTTCCAGTGTGGTTAACGGGCAGATGACTCCCGTTAATGATTCAGCAACGACGAATAGAATTGAGACCAGATGGATCACCCGAAACTTGAAATTCCGTACCCAGTTCCAGCCAGAGAAGACACCGATCGTAATCAGAATCTGGCCGAATAAGACAAACATCACGAAAGCGAAATGAATGACGACGGTCGTGTCCGCACCGAGGCGATAGAGAAATTGTGTATCGTGGAAATTCATTCCAGAGTCCGGTTGCGTTGGATGAATTGAAAAAAAGATGAATTGTGATGCTGAAGAACTCGATTGCGTTCCTGCTTTTTAGAGACTTCAAAAAGGGGTAATATTCCCTAAATTAAACAACAAATTGAAAAAAAATGAGTCGAGGGAACTCAAGATAAATGAAGTTATGATGTTTGCCCGGTTTGTTCATACACTGCCGGTTTGTGATTCGATATACTAGAACCAGCGCTCCGGATGTCCCAGGCTGTATTTGAATTGGGGACGAGGGTGTGTGAAGACGATGGTTAACAAACGCAAAATTCTACCGTTCGCCATACAACGATTCCTTGGGAAGGAACAACTGATGTCACCAACAGGGCATCAACAACTCGATCATCACGACCCGGAAGGCGGTTCTGTTGGGGGAACGCCGTCTCGGTCAGGAAATCATAAAACCAGATTGCATTTAATGCGCAAAGTACGTAGTGGCCGATTACGGTTGCCGATCACATTAAGTGTGGTCCTGATGGTCATGAACGTTGCGCTGATGGTGTTCTGGATCATACTGGCAGCGCAGATTTACTGGTGGACTGCCCTGGCGATCGGTACGGTGGTGTTTGTGTTGATCCTGGTTGGTCTGTCTTTGTATCTCGTGTTGACGATCAAGGAAGTCCGTTTAAGTCAGCGACAGTCGGATTTTATTGATAGTGTGACCCATGAACTGAAAACGCCGATTGCTTCGATGAAATTGTATCTGGAAACGTTGCAGATGCGGTCGCTCTCCGAGGAAAAACGGGGCGAATTTTATTCGACAATGAAAACCGAACTGGAACGTCTGGATCACTTGATTTCCCAGTTGCTGGAAGTCAAACGTCTGGATGCACTGGGGATGGAAACGGACCCGGAAGATATACTGGTGGAGCCTTTAATCAAGCATTGTGCGCGTGTGGAATGTAACCGGAGACAGCTGGAAGTTGATCAAATTTTCGAGTTTGATATTGAGCCGGCGGTGATTCATACGCGGCGGATTTTGCTGGAAATGATCTTTCGAAACGTGATCGATAACGCGATCAAATATGGCGGCAGTAAGCCTGAAATTCAGGTACAGGTGCGCGTGAGTAAAGGTGGTCGTGTGATTACCCGTGTGATGGATAATGGTGAAGGTGTTGACCCAGAAATCCGCAAGGATATTTTCAAGATCTTTTACCGGGGAGAAAGTGAACTCGAACGACGCAAAACGGGCACGGGGCTGGGGCTGTATATCGTGCGGACACTGGTGCATTTACTGGGAGGGAAAGTGACCGTTCATGATCGACTGGATCAGCCGGGAAGTGTGTTTGCCATCGATTTGCCAGGGAGAGCCGAATCATGAAATTGCTGGTAGTCGAGGATGAACAGGCACTGGCGCAAGGCTTGAAATTTAACTTTGAGCAGGAAGGTTATACTGTCCTGACTGCCGAAGATGGCCCGACCGCGCTCAATTATTTTCGCGACTGTTATGAATCGGACAAGGACAACGTTGATCTGGTTGTACTGGATCTGATGCTGCCGGGGATGAGCGGCTATGAGATCGCCAAGGAGATTCGCCGAATCGATGAAGTGGTTCCGATTCTGGTTCTGAGTGCCCGGGAGTTGAGCGAAGACAAAGCGTATGCGTTTGATTGTGGCACCGATCAGTATATGACCAAGCCGTTTGCGTTACCCGAATTGCTCAGCCGCGTCAAAAATCTGTTGAAGCGAAAAAGTCTCGTACAGCCTGCTCCTGCTCCCACGAAAGCGCTGCCGCCTCTCTATCATTTTGGTAATGTGACGGTGGATTTTGAAGCGTTTGAAATCGAGGTGGACGGCGAACGCAAAAGCCTGACGAATCTCGAGTTACGGTTGCTCAAATACTTTATCGAACATGAAGGTATGGTGCTGACCCGCAGCCAGATTCTGGAGGATGTCTGGGGCGAACAATCGGCGTTTGTGACGACACGCACGATCGACAATTTTGTGCTACGGCTACGCAAGCTGGTTGAGAGTAATCCCGCCGAGCCTGTACACATCGTTTCTGTGCGCGGCGCCGGCTATCGCTTCATGCCGGAAGAGGCTTCCGAGTAGCTTTTTGTGAACAAGTGTGGCGATTTCTAAAGTGTTTTTTGCCAGAAAAGCCTTAAATTTTCGATTATTTGTGACTTTGACACAACTTTGACAATTATATGACGCTTACCAGACACCCGATTCCGACCTCATTGATAGAATTCCGCTGAAGTGTGGGAGTCAGTGAAACACTGATTCCCGTGAGTGACTTAATTCAGGCACCTAACTATTACAATGAGGGCATCATGTCGAGTGTCATTCTTGATCAACCAGCTGAGAAAAAAACAGCTTCGTCAACCCAGGCTGTGAAGTCAAAAAAGCGCGAAGAGCGTGAGCAGATCCTGGCCAAATTCCATAAAGAGAATTTGCGTTGGGGTAATGTGGATTGGGTGGTTTTGCTATGGATGGCCGGAATTCACATCGGCGCCGTGGCTGCCTTTTTCTTTATTTCCTGGCAGGCCGTTGTGACCTGTCTGGTTTTGCACTGGGCAACCGCCAGTATTGGCATCTGTCTGGGGTACCACCGTTATCTGTCACACAAATCATTTAAATTACGAGCCCCAGCGGAATTCTTTGTCTTGCTGTGTGGCGTGCTGTCCGGAGAAGGTTCGCCTTTGACTTGGGCTGCGACACACCGCCTGCATCATCAGAAATCAGACAAACACGGAGACCCCCACTCCCCTTTTGAGGGAACCTGGTGGTCGCATTTGCTGTGGTTGTTCGTTTATCGCAGCAAAGACATCAACGAAAAATTTGCAGAGCACTATATCCCCGATTTTAAAGACCGCCCGATGATTCAGTTCTTCGAAAAGACCTACCCCTTGTGGCTGGTCGCATCCGGTTTTGCGATGTACGGTGCCGGTTATGCCATGGGCGGTAACTATATGGGCTGGTCGATGCTGCTGTGGGGCCTGTGTGCCCGGATGGCCTTCGTTTACAACTCAACCTGGTTCGTGAATTCCGCAACTCATTTGTGGGGTTATCGTAACTATGAAACGACCGACCAATCCAAGAATCTGTGGTGGGTGGCGATCGTCGCTTACGGCGAAGGTTGGCACAACAATCATCACGCGCATCCTTCGGTTGCTCCTGCCGGTCACCGTAAATGGGAATTTGATATTACCTGGTGGTCGATCAAGCTGTTACGAGCTGTTGGACTGGCCTACGATGTCAACGATCGGATTCCTGAACGAAATGCGGAACCGGAAATCGATCCGGAGCCCGGCAAGAACGGGATTGTGGTCACCAAGTAAGTGGACCCGCTGAATTAAGTTTCCAAGCCATGACCGGTGAATGCCGGTCATGGCTTTTTTGTTGCCTTCAATAAAACAGGACTTGGGTAACAGGAAGTGCAAAAATCCCGAAGAGGACTGATGATGTTTGTTATTTTATGTTTCGATAATGATGAGGTCCGTTTTTTCGCGGATACAAAAATCAAGCCACTCCAGATAGTCCTTTCTTGCAGGTAAGACGATTTCA
This genomic interval from Gimesia alba contains the following:
- a CDS encoding acyl-CoA desaturase, with amino-acid sequence MSDLIQAPNYYNEGIMSSVILDQPAEKKTASSTQAVKSKKREEREQILAKFHKENLRWGNVDWVVLLWMAGIHIGAVAAFFFISWQAVVTCLVLHWATASIGICLGYHRYLSHKSFKLRAPAEFFVLLCGVLSGEGSPLTWAATHRLHHQKSDKHGDPHSPFEGTWWSHLLWLFVYRSKDINEKFAEHYIPDFKDRPMIQFFEKTYPLWLVASGFAMYGAGYAMGGNYMGWSMLLWGLCARMAFVYNSTWFVNSATHLWGYRNYETTDQSKNLWWVAIVAYGEGWHNNHHAHPSVAPAGHRKWEFDITWWSIKLLRAVGLAYDVNDRIPERNAEPEIDPEPGKNGIVVTK
- a CDS encoding sensor histidine kinase produces the protein MSPTGHQQLDHHDPEGGSVGGTPSRSGNHKTRLHLMRKVRSGRLRLPITLSVVLMVMNVALMVFWIILAAQIYWWTALAIGTVVFVLILVGLSLYLVLTIKEVRLSQRQSDFIDSVTHELKTPIASMKLYLETLQMRSLSEEKRGEFYSTMKTELERLDHLISQLLEVKRLDALGMETDPEDILVEPLIKHCARVECNRRQLEVDQIFEFDIEPAVIHTRRILLEMIFRNVIDNAIKYGGSKPEIQVQVRVSKGGRVITRVMDNGEGVDPEIRKDIFKIFYRGESELERRKTGTGLGLYIVRTLVHLLGGKVTVHDRLDQPGSVFAIDLPGRAES
- a CDS encoding DUF2784 domain-containing protein, whose translation is MNFHDTQFLYRLGADTTVVIHFAFVMFVLFGQILITIGVFSGWNWVRNFKFRVIHLVSILFVVAESLTGVICPLTTLEKWLRDQAGQASYQGDFIATWVHNALFMEAEPWVFTLCYSLFGLLVLITFFLAPPRRKPVQTPEKEV
- a CDS encoding response regulator transcription factor, with amino-acid sequence MKLLVVEDEQALAQGLKFNFEQEGYTVLTAEDGPTALNYFRDCYESDKDNVDLVVLDLMLPGMSGYEIAKEIRRIDEVVPILVLSARELSEDKAYAFDCGTDQYMTKPFALPELLSRVKNLLKRKSLVQPAPAPTKALPPLYHFGNVTVDFEAFEIEVDGERKSLTNLELRLLKYFIEHEGMVLTRSQILEDVWGEQSAFVTTRTIDNFVLRLRKLVESNPAEPVHIVSVRGAGYRFMPEEASE